A segment of the Sphingobacterium oryzagri genome:
AATTTTGGCGAGGGCCAGCAGATACAGCCTTCCTACGGATCAGGCACGAAACAAACCTCGACACATTTTTTGACGCGGGCAGACTTTGTAGAAATTCTACGTTACGCAAAGCAGAAGCATATCACCGTTGTGCCGGAAATAGAAACCCCGGGGCATGCCCGCGCTTCGATAAAAGCGATGGAAGCGCGCTACAATAAGTTTATGGCGGCAGGAAACAAGGCAGAAGCGGAGCGTTACTTGTTGCATGATTTTGACGACAAATCGGTATACAGCTCGGCGCAATACTGGAATGATAATGTGATGAATGTAGCGCTGCCGTCTGTCTATTCATTTATCTCGGTCGTGCTCGATGAGTTTAAGAGCATGTACACAGAGGCGGGGCTAGAGTTGAAAAAAGTCTCGCTGGGTGGCGATGAGGTGCCTAATGGTGCTTGGGAGAAATCACCGAAAATTAAAGCCCTGATGGCGACAGAGAAAATGAAATCGGTATATGAAGTATGGCCGTATTACATTGACAAGGTAAACCAGCTTTGCCAGAATAAAGGCTTGCAGCTGGCCGGCTGGGAAGAGATGGGCATGGTAAATAAAGGAAAGGGGATGGAAGTTAACCACGCACTTGCTACGGCTAATATACAGCTGGATGTGTGGAATAACCTGATTGGTGCCGGACAGGAAGATCTTGCTTATAAACTGGCGAACGCGGGCTATCCGACGGTGTACATCAGTGCGAACAACAATTATTTCGATATGGCCTGGGATACGAATTTCGAAGAGCCAGGCTTAAAGTGGGCATCGTATGCAGATCTGTATCAATCTTACACTTTTCTGCCGGAACACTTCTTTTCTTCGATAGCATACAGCATCAATGGAGCGAAGTTTGAAAAGGGACATTTCAATGATAAAGTGCGCCTGAACGAAAAAGGAAAATCAAACCTGCTGGGTATAAAAGGGGGCTTATGGGCAGAAACGGTAGTAAACGAAGATCGACTGGATTATATGGTTTTCCCGCGTCTGTTCTCCTTAGCAGAACGCGCTTGGGCACCACGCAAAGCGTATGAGGATGTTGCCAGGTTTGACATCAAAAGCTTTGATAAAGATTATAGTGAACTGTTGAATAAAATTAGCTTAGAAGAATTGCCAAAGATTGCTGGATCGGTTAAGTTTAGACTGCCGGCAGTCGGCGTGAAGGAAATAAACGGTAACCTGCATGCCAACGTGGAATATCCGGGTTTCCCGATCTATTATACCACCGATGGCACAAAACCGACGCTGGAAAGCGCGCAATATACGGCACCAATTAAGGTGCAGGCGGGGCAGACGATCAGCTTTGTCGTGTTAGACGGTAGCGGTAGAAGCGGTACGCTTGCCGTTATTAAGAAATAACGGCAAGCGCTTCGCCCAAGTCAATATCTTGGTGTGAAGCGTGATAAAGGCATGAATCACCCTGTAACACCAGTAATTGTGGTGATTCATGTCTAATATTCCATTGATCTGCGATAAAATTCGAGATCTCGCGCAGGCTGATCAAATCGAGGTAATAGATCGGAAAATCTGCCGGTAAGGTATTAAAATCAAACTCCAGGTTGCGTTTTGCCATGCTGCTCACCGAGCAACGGGTGCTATGTTTGAACACAATAAAAGGACGATTTTCAGCGGTTAAGGCTTGCAGTTGTGCTAAAGAAGATAAAGGGCTCCAGCTCATAGTATGTCGTTTTTATAGATTAGAAAATTTAGCATCTTCCATTTCGGTAAATGCAGCTACCGTAGTAAAAGAGGTGCTTTTGTTTTGGCTATCCATGCTTTTGAATGTGGTAGGGAGGAAAACACCACCACCGATATCTTTATAGCCATTTACATAAAATTCATTCCCTTCGCGGTCTACCAATTGTTTGATATACCCCGTTTCCACGTTAAACAACACTTCGCCCGCGAGGCTGTTGTCTTTTAACTGAAATGGTACCGACTGTAGTTTCTCCGCATTCACAATTTTGGCGACTGATTTGCCCGTTCTGGTTTCGGGTTTATCGATCAACGTAGGCAGAAAAAGAAATGTGGCATCTTTTTTAAACTGCTCATGGATTTTAGCAAAGTATTCGTTTACTTCCTCTGTCGCTGTTTTGCTCTCGACACCATTACTGAAAAGGCGCAAAATTTTCTGCGTTTTGAAATTGAAAAGGGCAACGATATTGTCGCCGTTATCAACTTTTCCTTCAAAGCGCACCTGGCCAGACTGTTTATTAATCAGGAATTTACGGCCGTTTTGCAGGTGCTTAGACTCATTGCCTGTAGCCGTAAATAAGATATAGTTAGTATTGTCCCAGCGCGTTTTTCCGCCGATACCTTTCCATAATATGGAAACTGATTCTTGGTTAGCTTGCGCAGTTGCTTGTTCGCCATGAACCAAAAGGAGGCTTAAAACTACGGCCGTTAGAAATGTTTTCATATTGTTTACGCTTTATGATATTCGTGGGAATATATAGCCCACCTTGTACATAAGGCGGGCAATTCCATTAAAAAATACTGATTATCTTGTTCTGCTTTTCTTCTTAGGATAGGTGCTATAAGCCGCGCACTGCTTTTGTGAAGAACAAGAGGAAAGGAATAGGGAACTCACAAAAAGTGTTCCCAGAAGTACGATAAATAGACGTTTCATACCTATACTATTTTTTAAGACGATATTAACGATATTTATGGCTTAAAAGAGCCATCTGAATCGCTGTAATAGCTGCTTCTTCGCCTTTATTACCATGTTTGCCACCGGCGCGATCTAGCGCTTGCTCCTCGTTATCTGTTGTTAATACACCGAAAATAACGGGCTTATTGTACTTAAGGGCGACATTAGCAATGCCATGACCTACAGCATCACAAATAAAATCGAAATGCCTGGTTTCGCCTTGGATAACACAGCCTAAACAAATAACGGCGTCAAAACTTTCATCACGCAGGATGATATCAGCACCGGAAATAAGTTCGTAGCTGCCCGGCACTTGAACAACCTCAATATCGTGCTCCTGCGCACCGTGCTGTAGCAACCCGTTTACGGCGCCATCCAATAATGCTCCGGTAATCTGTGCATTCCACTGCGCAACGACGATAGCGACCTTTAAACCCGCTGCATGACCAACTTCCAAATGGGAAAAGTCGGATAGATTTTTCAAACTACTTGACATGGAGGCAAAGATAAATAAAAAAGGCTGCTTTAGAAAATAAGCAGCCTTTGGGTATTTTATAGGGCGTGTAGCCTATAGTTTCGCTTGTACACGAGCTAACGGACCATCGATCATATTGGCTTCCGCGCTTTCTGGATAATCAGATTTGATCGTCTGATAAGCTTTTTCTGCACCTTTAAAGTCTTCCAATGCTTCGTAAACCAAACCAAGTTTTTTCAAGAACAATGGTGTAGTATAGGTATTTTTACCTTTATCTGCGGCTTTCTTGTAGTAGTCTGCGGCTGCTTTGTAATCTTTGGATTCCGAAAAGGCATCACCGATTAAGCCGGTAACAAGTGGATCCAAAACTTCACTACCCGTATCAGAGTATTTTTGCAAATACTTGATAGCTTCCTGAAAATTGCCTTGACGTAAATATAAACCGCCTAAGTAAGCATTAGCAATATTAGCTGATTTGGTATTCGAATACTCGTCCGCAATTTCTTTAAATCCTAAGAAAGATCCGTCGCCGTTGATAGCTTTGGCCTGCAAGGAATCAATCATGGCATATTCTTCCGCTTTGTAGATGGCATTGGAGGCTTTCTCTGCACGAGGAGCTAAATATAATCGTTGATAACCTAAATACAACAATATCAAAACGATGATACCGCCAACAATGAAGGTTATGCTTTTTTGATTGTCCTGAAAGAATGAACCTGATGTTTTTTTAGGCCCTGTTGGATTTACATTTGTGTTTGACATCTGTTATTATCGTATAATAAATATGGAACGCAAAATTACACTTTTAAACGTTTATTGCAAGTAATAATAAAAAATCTCCGCTTGATATCAGTTAGTTGAAGCCGAAATCTCTTTATCGAGCTGTTCGTAAACGGAATTTTGACTTTTGAATTCTGGAACGATAGCTTTCATCTGTCGCACCACATCCATATTGTTGTTCGTTTTGGTTTGTTCAAAAAGCAATTTGATTTGATCGCCCACGAGGTCAAAATTGTTTTCGCGTACCTTCGCAATCATGATTTTCTGGTGATGCGTAGGCATGGTATTTTCCAGGTCATTCAACAATTCTTCGTACAGCTTTTCACCAGGCCTTAAACCGGTAAACTTAATGTCGATCTCGGTATATGGCGCAAAACCGGATAGTTTGATCATCTTTTCTGCCAGATCAACGATTTTAACCGACTTACCCATGTCGAAAACAAAAATCTCGCCCCCTTGTCCCATACAGCCGGCTTCAACAACAAGCTGGCAGGCTTCGGGGATGGTCATAAAATAACGCGTAATGTCAGGATGCGTGACCGTGAGCGGACCGCCTTTTTCGATCTGCTCCTTAAATCGCGGTATAACTGAACCGTTGGAACCAAGTACATTGCCAAATCTCGTGGTAATAAAGCGCGTACGGATAGCATCATCGGTCGCCATAATGCGATTATTCAACGACTGCACGTACATTTCGGCAATACGCTTGGTAGCGCCCATCACATTGGTCGGGTTTACCGCCTTATCGGTAGATACGAAAACGAATTTGGACACCTTAAACTCCACTGCAAGATTAGCCAACGTAAACGTGCCAAACACATTGGTACGTACGCCCTCGATCGGATGATTTTCCATCATCGGCACGTGTTTATAAGCTGCCGCGTGATAAACGTATTGCGGTTTGAACGTTTCAAAAAGAATACGCATACGTTCTTCGTTTTTAACGTCGGCAATAAAAGAATGGTAAGACTGATTGCGAAAGTGTTCCTGCAAATCAAGATGTAAGTTATGCAATGGCGATTCCGCCTGGTCGCACAAGATGATCAATTGCGGATTGAATCGGCCAAGCTGTTTCGCGATTTCGCTACCAATTGATCCGGCCGCGCCAGTCACCAAAATGCGCTTTCCCTCCAGCTGATCACGGATATTATCGTGCGATAAGGTAATAGGTGCCCGCTCCAGCAGATCTTCAATCTTAATTTTCTTAATCTGATTGGGCGATAACGTGCCGTTGATAATCTCGCTAACGGGCGGAAGCGTCAGTACATTTACATTGCGCTCCAGACAAATATCAATAACGGCATCTTTTTTTTCGGGATCTACCTTGTGGGAAGCGAAAATTAACTCGTCGATAGCCAGTTTATCAATGAGTTTGTCGAGGTTTTTAGAACTATAAATCTTAACGCCATCAATATATTTACCGATTTTGCTTTCGTGATCATCAATATAGGCAATGATAAATTTGTTTGACTTCAGGTCATGATCAAACGTACGTTTTACGGCAATGCCCAGATCGCCGGCACCATATACAACCACGTTTTGCTTGTCCGAAGTCTTGGTTTTGTTGTACTGAAAAACAATTTTGATCAGCGTTCTGTACGTTGTCAGTCCTGTGAAAGCAAACAGACTGTAGATGATGATCATATTAGTCGGCAGTATCGACGGGATATGTAAGGCAATGAACGTAAGCTTAATTCCAAACAGAATAATAATATTAAATAGAATGGTCGATAGAATCCGGATAGAATCTACCGCACTGGTGTAGCGCACAATGCCCGAATACAGTTTAAAAACAAGAAAGGAAAAAGATGTAATCGTTAAACAGTACAGCATTTCGATCGCAAAATCGATACGCGCAAAAGCGTTTAGGTTAAACGAATAAAAAAGCGCGTAAGAAAAAATAAAAGCGATCGCGGTAATCGAAAGGTCGAAAAGAAAAATAGCCCACCTAGGGACAATGCCGATCTGATTGAAAATGGGTAATTTTTGCATTAACATGGTGTTGAACCTAGGTAAAATTATAAAAATAAATCGGATTTAAGCTTCGCTATACTTGAATATCAATAATAATATTTAAATTCACTAGCTTAAAATTGGATGGGACTTACCGCATGAACGATATATCTAAAATTGCCCATAACGCTATCTTTCAAACGCAGGAAGCGTTAGCGAGTATCGGTAAAAGCCGTAATACGCTAAAAATAGGCGTTCCGAAGGAAATTTCTTTTCAGGAAAAGCGCATTCCATTAACGCCACTTTCTGTGGCCTTGCTAGTTGAGTATGGGCATGAAGTAGTTATCGAAGCGGGGG
Coding sequences within it:
- the ytxJ gene encoding bacillithiol system redox-active protein YtxJ, whose translation is MSWSPLSSLAQLQALTAENRPFIVFKHSTRCSVSSMAKRNLEFDFNTLPADFPIYYLDLISLREISNFIADQWNIRHESPQLLVLQGDSCLYHASHQDIDLGEALAVIS
- a CDS encoding family 20 glycosylhydrolase — its product is MKLKNGIASWIASACMVATCLPVAAQVNSSPVTLHWKKAASYNGKDNLALALVLKNTGSNAFDLQAKDLWFNAIFPVEERKADGYEISNENGNLFRIRFEEGTNIAANDSLVIYYSSKYPILNTSNIPNGFYFQDRANTGSVQPLSLQATALTLNDTDQSAYWATLYDKNESRQRSNDVKAILPTPMSVKTGSGYLTISQKLSYWVDPAFRAEAANLVDFSRDFSQLAFEGADEKDALVKIRKVTGLGKEAYALRITADGITIEASEDAGIFYAVQSLRSLIKPAAFKGGTLRLPVLDIKDEPRFAYRGFMLDISRNFKDKATILKYIDLLSRYKLNTFHFHFIDDEGWRIEIAALPELTAVGANRGPNFGEGQQIQPSYGSGTKQTSTHFLTRADFVEILRYAKQKHITVVPEIETPGHARASIKAMEARYNKFMAAGNKAEAERYLLHDFDDKSVYSSAQYWNDNVMNVALPSVYSFISVVLDEFKSMYTEAGLELKKVSLGGDEVPNGAWEKSPKIKALMATEKMKSVYEVWPYYIDKVNQLCQNKGLQLAGWEEMGMVNKGKGMEVNHALATANIQLDVWNNLIGAGQEDLAYKLANAGYPTVYISANNNYFDMAWDTNFEEPGLKWASYADLYQSYTFLPEHFFSSIAYSINGAKFEKGHFNDKVRLNEKGKSNLLGIKGGLWAETVVNEDRLDYMVFPRLFSLAERAWAPRKAYEDVARFDIKSFDKDYSELLNKISLEELPKIAGSVKFRLPAVGVKEINGNLHANVEYPGFPIYYTTDGTKPTLESAQYTAPIKVQAGQTISFVVLDGSGRSGTLAVIKK
- the ribH gene encoding 6,7-dimethyl-8-ribityllumazine synthase — translated: MSSSLKNLSDFSHLEVGHAAGLKVAIVVAQWNAQITGALLDGAVNGLLQHGAQEHDIEVVQVPGSYELISGADIILRDESFDAVICLGCVIQGETRHFDFICDAVGHGIANVALKYNKPVIFGVLTTDNEEQALDRAGGKHGNKGEEAAITAIQMALLSHKYR
- a CDS encoding tetratricopeptide repeat protein, translated to MSNTNVNPTGPKKTSGSFFQDNQKSITFIVGGIIVLILLYLGYQRLYLAPRAEKASNAIYKAEEYAMIDSLQAKAINGDGSFLGFKEIADEYSNTKSANIANAYLGGLYLRQGNFQEAIKYLQKYSDTGSEVLDPLVTGLIGDAFSESKDYKAAADYYKKAADKGKNTYTTPLFLKKLGLVYEALEDFKGAEKAYQTIKSDYPESAEANMIDGPLARVQAKL
- a CDS encoding polysaccharide biosynthesis protein, producing MQKLPIFNQIGIVPRWAIFLFDLSITAIAFIFSYALFYSFNLNAFARIDFAIEMLYCLTITSFSFLVFKLYSGIVRYTSAVDSIRILSTILFNIIILFGIKLTFIALHIPSILPTNMIIIYSLFAFTGLTTYRTLIKIVFQYNKTKTSDKQNVVVYGAGDLGIAVKRTFDHDLKSNKFIIAYIDDHESKIGKYIDGVKIYSSKNLDKLIDKLAIDELIFASHKVDPEKKDAVIDICLERNVNVLTLPPVSEIINGTLSPNQIKKIKIEDLLERAPITLSHDNIRDQLEGKRILVTGAAGSIGSEIAKQLGRFNPQLIILCDQAESPLHNLHLDLQEHFRNQSYHSFIADVKNEERMRILFETFKPQYVYHAAAYKHVPMMENHPIEGVRTNVFGTFTLANLAVEFKVSKFVFVSTDKAVNPTNVMGATKRIAEMYVQSLNNRIMATDDAIRTRFITTRFGNVLGSNGSVIPRFKEQIEKGGPLTVTHPDITRYFMTIPEACQLVVEAGCMGQGGEIFVFDMGKSVKIVDLAEKMIKLSGFAPYTEIDIKFTGLRPGEKLYEELLNDLENTMPTHHQKIMIAKVRENNFDLVGDQIKLLFEQTKTNNNMDVVRQMKAIVPEFKSQNSVYEQLDKEISASTN